The following proteins are encoded in a genomic region of Tuberibacillus sp. Marseille-P3662:
- the yabG gene encoding sporulation peptidase YabG, translated as MAIHEGDIVARKSYDGDVFFRIVTIYHDRGIAELSGEDLRLYADAPLDDLELVSEEKRKQKERRYQQLEHDSNRLFHQDYQLLKSKREYTSSNAYRASVQHFEMPGRVLHIDGDPNYLKKCLRVYDKLGVPVIGKHVKETDMPDAVPKLVKQVRPDILVLTGHDAYVKSKGPTDDIKAYRHSSHFIRTVKEVRYHVSHLDQLVIFAGACQSHFEKLIRAGANFASSPSRINIHALDPVYLVAKISFTSFTDQVHVWDVVRNTMSGTKGLGGVETRGILRTGMPYHDPPQ; from the coding sequence ATGGCTATTCATGAAGGTGACATTGTTGCACGCAAATCATACGACGGCGATGTGTTCTTTCGCATCGTCACCATTTATCATGATCGCGGGATTGCCGAGCTTTCTGGGGAGGACTTGCGTTTATATGCGGATGCACCGCTTGATGATCTCGAGTTGGTCAGTGAAGAAAAACGGAAACAGAAAGAGCGGCGATACCAGCAACTTGAACACGATTCAAACCGCCTGTTTCACCAAGATTACCAATTACTAAAATCGAAGCGTGAATACACATCATCGAATGCCTACCGTGCATCAGTTCAACACTTTGAAATGCCGGGGCGTGTCCTCCACATAGATGGTGATCCTAATTACTTAAAAAAATGTCTTCGTGTCTATGACAAATTAGGAGTTCCTGTTATCGGTAAACATGTCAAAGAAACAGACATGCCGGATGCTGTCCCAAAATTAGTGAAACAAGTGCGCCCTGATATCCTAGTATTAACAGGTCATGACGCCTATGTTAAAAGTAAAGGGCCGACTGATGATATCAAAGCCTATCGTCATTCTAGCCACTTTATACGGACGGTTAAAGAAGTGCGCTACCATGTTTCTCATTTGGATCAACTTGTCATTTTTGCCGGTGCGTGTCAATCTCATTTTGAAAAGTTAATACGAGCAGGTGCTAATTTTGCAAGCTCACCTTCAAGAATTAATATTCATGCACTTGATCCCGTTTATTTGGTTGCCAAAATTAGTTTTACCTCATTTACGGATCAAGTTCATGTATGGGATGTTGTTAGAAATACGATGTCAGGAACAAAAGGACTCGGTGGTGTAGAAACCCGGGGAATCCTTAGAACAGGTATGCCTTATCATGACCCGCCCCAATAA
- the rsmA gene encoding 16S rRNA (adenine(1518)-N(6)/adenine(1519)-N(6))-dimethyltransferase RsmA — MSAREKLIANPKKTKKLLAKHHLVLKKSLGQNFLIDETILDQIVDAAGVDETTGVIEIGPGIGALTQVLAEKADRVLALEIDQRLKPLLKETLHDYPNATVHFADVLKADMKNLIEQTFRPESKIIVVANLPYYVTTPILMKLLTENLPVSSVVVMIQKEVADRMEADPGDKSYGSLSVAVQYHSEPKVVMNVPKTVFVPQPNVDSSVIKLDIRKEKQVDVSDEDFFFKVVKASFAQRRKTLLNNLMNNLLSKDDKPLIVDCLNKASIEPSRRGETLTIFEYANLSAYLQAHLHK, encoded by the coding sequence ATGAGTGCTAGAGAGAAATTAATCGCAAATCCTAAGAAAACAAAAAAATTATTAGCAAAACATCATTTGGTACTAAAGAAGAGCCTGGGCCAAAACTTTTTGATTGATGAGACGATTTTGGATCAAATTGTTGATGCAGCAGGTGTTGATGAAACCACAGGCGTGATTGAAATTGGCCCAGGGATCGGCGCTCTAACCCAAGTGCTTGCAGAAAAGGCGGACCGTGTGTTGGCTTTAGAAATTGATCAACGGCTTAAACCATTACTTAAAGAAACATTGCATGACTACCCTAATGCGACTGTTCATTTTGCCGATGTGTTAAAAGCAGATATGAAAAACTTGATTGAGCAAACGTTTCGACCTGAAAGTAAAATCATAGTGGTTGCTAATCTTCCTTATTATGTGACAACCCCTATTCTTATGAAGTTATTAACGGAAAATCTCCCGGTTTCCAGCGTGGTCGTTATGATTCAGAAGGAGGTTGCTGATCGGATGGAGGCGGACCCGGGAGATAAAAGTTATGGCAGTTTATCTGTGGCCGTTCAATATCACTCGGAACCGAAAGTCGTTATGAACGTTCCTAAGACCGTGTTTGTACCGCAACCCAACGTTGATTCGTCCGTGATCAAACTGGATATTAGGAAAGAAAAACAAGTTGACGTCTCCGATGAGGACTTCTTTTTCAAAGTTGTTAAAGCCAGTTTTGCCCAAAGGCGCAAGACATTGTTAAACAATTTAATGAATAATTTGTTATCTAAGGACGACAAACCTTTAATTGTGGATTGTCTAAACAAGGCTAGTATCGAACCATCGAGACGCGGAGAAACTTTAACGATTTTTGAATATGCCAACCTCAGTGCCTATCTTCAAGCCCACCTCCACAAGTAA
- the rnmV gene encoding ribonuclease M5: MVYIKEMIVVEGKSDTIAINNAVQADTIETNGSDVNDRLIRVIKRAQHKRGVIIFTDPDIPGEKIRKAISQQVPGCKHAFITKQQGFKGRHQSLGIEHATPDIIRQSLENVYTESTHPEPSVSYNTLIENGLIGGRKSKIRRERIGEILNIGYTNGKQFYKRLRAFHVTEIEFESALKQVLQEEDNEC; this comes from the coding sequence ATGGTGTATATCAAGGAAATGATTGTTGTTGAAGGAAAAAGTGATACCATAGCTATTAACAATGCTGTTCAAGCTGATACGATTGAAACGAACGGTAGCGACGTCAATGATCGATTGATTCGAGTGATTAAACGGGCCCAGCATAAGCGAGGGGTTATTATTTTCACGGACCCGGATATACCGGGTGAAAAGATCCGCAAGGCTATCAGTCAACAAGTACCAGGATGCAAACATGCCTTTATCACAAAACAGCAGGGCTTCAAGGGCCGGCATCAGAGTTTAGGCATTGAACATGCGACACCTGATATTATACGTCAATCTCTGGAAAATGTTTATACGGAATCCACCCATCCGGAACCCTCTGTTTCTTATAATACGCTAATAGAGAACGGTTTGATTGGCGGCAGAAAGTCCAAGATCCGGCGTGAGCGAATCGGTGAGATTCTTAATATTGGTTACACGAATGGCAAACAATTTTATAAAAGGTTAAGGGCTTTTCACGTAACAGAGATCGAATTTGAGAGCGCCTTAAAACAAGTGCTTCAGGAGGAAGACAATGAGTGCTAG
- a CDS encoding G5 and 3D domain-containing protein, with product MRPVQIKATISVLTFGLLTFAFSYITYAATAKTMTLVKDGETIQMNTHADTVADVLQDYGITVDKHDNVSPSLDQPILDHMTVAWDPASAVTFKQDGKQKTIWTTADTVGVFLKKQDIDINGKDIVKPGKQAKIKDGMTVAFKPSFQFKLKVAGKSKKMTATKQTVKSFLTQKGIDWDNNDRIEPGLDHKLKPGMNVNVVRVNKVNKVKYETVAHDVVKRPDQDMAKGNTNVISDGQKGKKAKHYTVIKENGKVVKRQLEKTNFVKKTKPKIVAYGTKESQPVQVSHSKSSKGSDNSKTMYMVSTAYTANCNGCHGTTATGINLEKHPNKKVIAVDPSVIPLGTKVYVEGYGYAVAGDTGNAIQGRKIDVFFSNQSKANQWGVKRVKVKVLN from the coding sequence ATGCGACCTGTTCAAATCAAAGCAACCATCTCGGTCTTAACTTTTGGTTTGCTCACGTTTGCGTTCTCTTACATAACGTATGCGGCTACGGCAAAAACTATGACTCTAGTAAAAGACGGGGAAACTATCCAAATGAATACACATGCAGATACTGTTGCTGATGTTTTGCAAGATTACGGGATAACAGTGGACAAGCATGATAACGTCAGTCCCAGCTTAGATCAGCCCATATTGGATCACATGACGGTGGCTTGGGATCCAGCTAGTGCTGTTACGTTTAAGCAAGATGGTAAGCAAAAAACCATTTGGACAACTGCTGATACCGTGGGAGTGTTTCTAAAAAAACAAGATATTGATATAAATGGCAAAGATATTGTCAAGCCAGGAAAGCAGGCAAAAATAAAAGATGGGATGACGGTTGCTTTCAAACCTTCGTTCCAATTTAAGTTGAAAGTCGCTGGCAAATCTAAAAAAATGACGGCAACCAAACAGACGGTTAAGTCATTTTTAACTCAAAAAGGTATTGACTGGGATAATAATGACCGTATCGAACCAGGGCTTGATCACAAACTTAAGCCAGGTATGAATGTCAATGTTGTTAGAGTTAATAAGGTGAACAAAGTCAAATATGAGACTGTTGCTCATGACGTTGTTAAGCGGCCTGATCAGGATATGGCAAAAGGGAATACGAACGTCATTTCTGATGGCCAAAAGGGCAAGAAAGCCAAACACTATACTGTGATCAAAGAAAACGGTAAAGTGGTTAAGCGTCAATTAGAGAAAACGAATTTTGTCAAAAAAACCAAACCAAAAATTGTTGCTTATGGAACGAAGGAGTCGCAGCCTGTCCAAGTCTCTCATAGTAAGAGCAGCAAGGGCAGTGATAATAGTAAAACAATGTATATGGTCTCCACAGCCTATACAGCGAATTGTAACGGATGTCACGGCACCACAGCGACGGGTATTAATTTAGAAAAGCACCCAAACAAGAAAGTCATTGCCGTTGATCCCAGTGTAATCCCATTGGGAACTAAAGTTTATGTTGAAGGCTATGGTTATGCTGTTGCCGGAGATACGGGCAATGCTATCCAAGGCCGTAAGATTGATGTGTTTTTCTCCAATCAATCCAAAGCAAATCAATGGGGCGTTAAACGGGTTAAAGTTAAAGTGTTAAATTAG
- a CDS encoding TatD family hydrolase: MLFDTHTHINAEEFKEDFDDVLERADDAGVTNMIVVGFDEQTIQDAVKIIETYDYIYGAVGWHPVDAIDMTDDHLRWIEELSQHPKVVAIGEMGLDYHWDKSPADVQKDVFRKQIRLAKKVNMPIIIHNREATDDIVQILQEENAEDVGGIMHCYSADLETAKTCLDMNFYISFGGPVTFKNAKLPKEVAKEIPLNRLLVETDCPFLSPHPYRGKRNEPARVKLVAEQIAALKGISYEEIVQITSDNAKQLFSLK; the protein is encoded by the coding sequence ATGCTATTTGATACACATACGCACATTAATGCAGAGGAATTTAAAGAGGATTTTGATGATGTTCTAGAACGAGCGGACGACGCAGGTGTTACTAATATGATCGTTGTCGGCTTTGATGAGCAGACGATTCAGGATGCTGTGAAGATCATTGAAACCTATGATTATATTTACGGTGCTGTTGGTTGGCACCCTGTTGACGCCATTGATATGACAGACGATCATCTGCGCTGGATAGAGGAGCTAAGTCAGCATCCCAAGGTCGTTGCTATAGGTGAAATGGGTCTGGATTATCATTGGGATAAGTCTCCAGCAGACGTGCAAAAAGATGTTTTTAGAAAACAAATTCGCTTGGCTAAAAAGGTAAATATGCCAATTATTATTCATAACCGTGAAGCGACCGACGATATTGTCCAAATCCTTCAAGAGGAAAATGCAGAGGACGTTGGCGGTATTATGCATTGTTATAGTGCTGATCTTGAGACAGCCAAAACCTGTCTGGATATGAACTTTTATATCTCTTTTGGCGGGCCTGTCACATTCAAAAATGCTAAGCTTCCAAAGGAAGTGGCTAAGGAAATTCCACTTAATCGATTGCTAGTAGAAACTGATTGTCCGTTTCTCAGCCCCCATCCGTATCGGGGTAAACGAAATGAGCCGGCACGGGTGAAACTCGTTGCCGAACAAATTGCAGCCTTAAAAGGGATCAGTTATGAGGAAATTGTACAAATAACTTCCGACAATGCTAAACAATTATTTAGCTTGAAATAA